The sequence AATAGTGGCAGGACCTGAGCTTGGCAGGACTCTGGATCAGCTGTCCAGGGATGCCTCTGGGCAAGAGAAGTACACATACACTCCAGAAATTTATACTTGATCAAGTAgtgtgccgggcgtggtggttcatgcctgtaatctcagcactttgggaggccgatgcaggtagatcacgtgagcccaggagttccacacAAGCCTGAGtaacatattgagaccctgtctctctctctctctcccttttttttttttttttttttttgagtctcactgtattgctcaggctggagtgcagtggtgcgatctcagctcattgcaacctctgcctcctgggttcaagcgactctcccacctcagcctctggagtagctgggattacagacatcagctATCCACACCCATcaacacccaggtaatttttgtatttttagtagagatggggttccaccatgttggccagactgggagaacccatctctttaaaatatatattttttcagcttggtgaggtggcttacacctataatcccaacactttgagaggccaggagttcacgaccagcctgggcaatacggcaagaccccatctctattaaaaataaataagttaataaaaatgattgtttttaaaaaaggaggtgATTCCTCAGACCGTGCAGTGAGGGAGAACTCAGCAGACTTGAGTTGAGGGATCCCTGCATATTCTAAAGAAAGGTCTGTCTTCAGCACTGTCCCTTCACTGGATCCTGGGAGTAATTTCTGAGGCCATGGACTATACTGTCTGATAAAAGTGTGTTTTTATTACTGAGGCCGTGGACCACAGGGTTTGATAAGAGAGTGTTTCCGAAACCTTTCTGGGCATGCTCACATAATAAACAATCTATGTACaatgtctattttctttttctttctttctctctctctttttttttttttttttttttttctgagacagagtcttgctctgtcacccaggctggtgtgcagtggtgcgatctcgactcaccgcaacctccacctcccgggttcaagccattctcctgcctcagcctcccaagtagctgggattataggcacccgccaccatgtctggctaatttttttgtatttttagtagagaaggggtttcaccatttggggcaggctggtctcaaactcctgaccttggtcatctgcccgccttggcctcccaaagtgctaggattataggcatgagccaccgccctaGGCCAATCcattttctaaaacacaaaattcTGAATGTGGTGGCCCCTTGGTCCAAGGGGAAGAGATGATAGCTGCGAACAGAGTGAAAAGCAGGTGGAAGGAGTAGGAAGATGCCTGCTTTTTTTTAATCCTAGGATATATTGTGTGCATCAATATATTTGgtgctattatttttctttaaaatctgctTGATACTGCCTTGTATAGAATGTATGTTACACACATGTAATATAGTTTATTCTGCCAATGCTGACTAGACATTTTCCAATGCTTCCTCTTTTTTGAAGTTTAAACTAGTACGGAAGATAACATTttcagcctggtgcagtggctcaaacacctgtaatcctcgcattttgggagggtgagacaggaggattgcttgaattcaggaatttgagatcagacTGAGTGATGTGGCGAGACCTCtagaaaaaataacaagaaattagacttgagtgagccatgatcatgccactgaaggACCagaagagaccctgtctcaacaacaacaacaatctttgtatatatgtttgaatatttgttcaagtcatatgcatttttttttttttttttttttttttttttttttgagacggagtcttgctctgtcacccaggctggagtgcagtggccggatctcagctcactgcaagctcacgccattctcctgcctcagcctcccgagtagctgggactacaggcgcccgccacttcgcccggctagttttttttgtatgttttagtagagatggggtttcactgtgttagccaggatggtctcgatctcctgacctcgtgatccacccgtctcggcctcccaaagtgctgggattacaggcttgagccaccgcgcccggccaagtcatATGCATTTTTATAGGATTAGCATTGTCAAATTACAATGGCAAAGGAAAaacttttaaagtctttttttgttttttgtttgtttgcttttgagatagcctctggctctgtcacccaggctggagtgcagtggtgcaatctcagctcactgcaaccgccgcctcctgggttcaagcgattctcgtgtctcagcctcccaactagctgagattacaggcatgtgccaccatgccaggctaatttttttttgtatttttagtagagatggggtttcaccatgttggccaggctggtgtcgaactcctgaactcaagtaaccctcccacctcggcctcccaaagtgctgggattacaggcgtgagccaccaagctcagCCTTTGTTTCTACTTCACAGTCTACGGTGTTGGAATATCTACATAACTGTTTCTCCTATGTGCCTTTGGGGAGCATGGTATTTGGCATTTAGACATAATGACATTTTAACAGTAAACACTGTaagtatttttccaaattttgtttatattcagTGTGTTATCTCATTGGGTTTTATTTCACAAATACATAGGTCTTCTGTGGCCTATTCAACTGTAGAGAAGCAAGGATGTAAGAGCAAGGTAAATTTGGTAGATGTGATCTTAAGCCATCAgagactttttttggtttttcctaattagagacaaagtctcactctgtcacccaggctggagtgcagtgccacaatgacagctcactggagctcactggagccttgacctccATGGCTCAAtgattcctcctgcctcagactcccaagtagttgggactacaggtgtgcaccatcacgcccaactaatttttttttaatttttttttttttgtagagacggactcactctacgttgcccaggctagaaatACCTTATCAAGACAAAAGTTTAAAGGGAGATTGTCATTATTTACCTAATTCCAAGAATTTGGGATGTAAAGCAAATTTCTCCAAGTTACAGATATAGGTAACCGAGGCTGTATTTTAATTTGGGTGGTCTCTATGCCTCGGGGCCTAAGCTGTTCCCACAACCCCAGTTAGGATGACTGGTGAGTAGATGGGATGTGGGGACTGTGGTATCAAGTATGTGGAATAGCTGGCGCACAATAATAAAGGCACGGAAATAAAAGACTGGGGCTAGGGGAGGATAACTTGTGTTTGGCTAGAACGTGGTAGAGGTCAGGACCACCTGAAGTAAATTCAGGTTTGTTTCATCTTGTTTTGTTCTTAAGAAAGGAATATCTTCTCACCCACAGCAACCAATGATTTGAGGCAACAGCTGCTTAGCTTGGCATCATTTTCTCTGAGCAGCCAAAGACTGGAAGAGTTGTGACTGTGACTGCCAGCAGACTGTGTGTGGGACTCCTTTTGGCAGTTGGAATTAAAGGATCCAAAGATTCAAAGAACTTCAAGGGCTGCCACCAATGTGAGAAACCAGTGGGACTGTAGCGAGGTCATCAGCTGTCTCCAGGAAGGACAGTGAGATCTGAGAGCATATCTGCTTCTCACTGAAGAGTACCCACGAGCTCAACCTCTTGAAGAACGCCCACCGTGGTCCAGACCTTCACTGACAGTCCAATGGCAGTGGCAGCAGCTCTGACCGGATTCCAAGCAGAAGCCAAGTGCTCCATCTGTCTGGATTACCTGCGTGACCCCGTCACCATCGAATGTGGGCACAACTTCTGTCGTTCCTGCATCCAACAGTCCTGGCTGGATCTACAGGAATTGTTCCCTTGCCCTGTCTGTCGTCACCAATGTCAAGAGGGGCACTTCAGGAGCAACACTCAGCTGGGAAGGATGATTGAAATTGCCAAGCTACTCCAGAGCACCAAGGGCAATAAAAGGAGGCAGGAAGAGACCACCTTGTGCGAGAAACACAACCAGCCCCTGAGCGTTTTCTGCCAGGAGGACCTGGTGGTGTTGTGTCCCCTGTGCACTCAGCCGCCTGACCACCAGGGCCACCATGTGAGGCCGATAGAGAAAGCTGCCATTCATTATAGGAAAAGATTCTGCAGTTACGTCCAGCCCCTGAAAAAGCAATTGGCAGACCTCCAAAAATTAATAAACACTCAAAGCAAAAAGCCCTTAGAACTGAGAGAGATGGTGGAAAATCAAAGGCAGGAATTATCCTCTGAATTTGAGCACCTCAACCAGTTTTTAGACTGTGAACAACAGGCAGTTCTCTCCAGATTAGCTGAAGAAGAGAAGGACAATCAACAGAAACTCAGTGCAAACATAACAGCATTTTCAAACTACAATGCCACACTCAAAAGCCAGTTAAGTAAGGTAGTAGAGCTCAGCGAGCTGTCTGAACTGGAATTGCTGtcacaaattaaaattttctacGAGTCTGAAAATGAGAGTAGCCCATCGATCTTTTCAATTCATTTAAAGAGAGATGGCTGCAGTTTTCCTCCCCAGTATTCTGCTCTGCAgagaattataaagaaatttaaagtagatATAGTTCTAGACCCTGAAACAGCACACCCCAACCTGATTGTATCTGAAGATAAAAAATGTGTgagatttacaaagagaaaacaaaaggttCCTAGTTTCCCAAAAAGATTTACAGTCAAGCCAGTTGTTCTGGGTTTTCCATATTTTCATTCTGGCAGGCATTTCTGGGAGATTGAAGTGGGGGATAAGTCGGAATGGGCTATTGGCATTTGCAAAGATTCTCTTCCCACAAAGGCCAGGAGACCCTCATCAGCCCCGCAGGAATGTTGGAGAATTGAGCTGCAAGATGACGGCTATCATGCACCAGGGGCTTTTCCAACCCCTCTATTGTCAGAGGTGAAAGCCAGGGCCATTGGCATTTTCCTGGACTATGAGATGGGTGAGATCTCATTCTATAACATGGCTGAGAAATCTCACATCTGTACTTTCACTGACACTTTTACTGGACCTCTTCGGCCTTATTTCTATGTAGGACCAGATTCACAACCTCTCAGAATCTGTACAGGGACAGTTTGTGAATGAAAACCCACCTGTTAGGCTGAACTATTTTACTAGttgtcgatttttttttttaatggaagatgcAGAGGCTATTGTATTAATATATCTAGGAATATAATCcctctagtttttttctttcacagttcCCAAGAAGAAAACTTTATGTTGTTCTAACAACTGTCTATAAAACAGGGCTAAGAATGGCTGCCTCCCAGGAATGTCGTGGGGGTTACCTATCATGTGCATGGACCTGGCACGTTACTGAGTATAAGGgtgattatttctgtttttcagaaagtGAAGATGGAGCTTGCAAAGGATGAACCAGAACAAACTTACCAATTTTGTCTCCTCTGTATAAAGGTTGGATTGTGCTATTCCTGACACATACTAAGCAGGGAGCAGGTTGTAACCCTTAGTTAAACCACAGGGCACAATTTAAAGGGGTGGagtgggcaacacagggagaggGTAAGCATTTTTAGCCTTTAACATGTGAGGCTTTGACAGTTTTTTCTGTTATCCCCAGAAGCCACCTACTGGTGGCACTCACTACATTAGGTTTCTGCTCccataattttcatttcttcctgtattctttgctattgtgcatagtaCTTTGGAATACAACGACTTATGACGACACTGGAGAGACCTGGAAAATCTTGTTAGTAACAGACATTACTGTTAGATACCATGTCAGAGACTAAAAGATGAATCACTGGCAGGATGGTATACCTATATTTACTCAGAATGTTTTCTTACAAagatagctaacatttattgagccctaACTATGTCTCAGGAGttgcagtatttttaaaacaacccTGAGATGTAGGCActgagttgtttaaaaaaaaaaaaagtttaaaattaagaaaacagtttcAAGACAAAGTATCCTAGTTAAGATGACTCAGCAAGTGGTAAAGAGATATCCggagtggctgggcgcagtggctcacacctgtaatcccagcactttgggaggcagaggcgggcggatcatgaggtcaggagattgagaccatcctggctaacacagtgaaaccctgtctctactaaaaatccaaaaaaaaaaaaaaaaaaaaaaaattagtcaggcatggtggtgggtgcctgtagtcccagctactgggggcgctgagacaggagaatggcatgaacccgggaggtggagcttgcagtgagccgagatcgcgccactgcactccagcctgggcgacaaagcaagactcaaaaaaaaaaagggggggccgggcgcggtggctcaagcctgtaatcccagcactttgggaggccgagacgggcggatcacgaggtcaggagatcgagaccatcctggttaacatggtgaaaccccgtctctactaaaaaaaaaaatacaaaaaactagccgggcgaggtggcggacgcctgtagtcccagctactcgggaggctgaggcaggagaatggcgtgaacctgggaggcggagcttgcagtgagctgagatccggccactgcactccagcctgggtgacagcgcgagactccgtctcaaaaaaaaaaaaaaaagggtgcctTCAATCACTGACAAACCAGCCCCTTAAATGGTTTGTCAATGGAATGCTTTATAACATACACAGAAAGTAATAAGGTATTTTTCCCTCTGACTATGGAAAAGGAGATGTCCACAGGTCCAGGTCCAGGTATAGACTCTAAGGATGCTACACTAACTTAACCAGAAGGATCTGGGTTTCTATCTAGGTTCCATTAATGTCTGGTAGTGGGCTTAAACTCGGGCATAAAATGGACATAATACTTTATTTTGCATGAAAGTTATGAAGGTGaagttatatatgtgtgtgtatatgcgccaaagttaatttttatatatatattattttttaaatagagatgggactcactatattgcccaggttggtcttgaactcctgagctcaagtggttccccttgcctcagcctcccaaaatgatgggattacagatgtaagccactgtgcccagcccttatctactttattttatttatttttcaattttttcagagatgaggtctcaccctgttgcccaggctagagtgcagtggcacaatcatagcttgccgtaaccttgaactcctgggctcaagggatcttctcacctcagcctctgatttttttttttttttttttttttttttttgaaatagggtcttgctctgttactcaggctggagcacagtgacaggatcatgttcactgcagcctcaacctcccaggctcaagcaatcctaccacctcagcctcccgagtaactgggaccccaggcatgcgtgccaccatgcccagttaacttttttttttttttttgagacggaatttcgctcctgtcacccaggctggagtgcaatgacgcgatctcagctcactgcaacttctgcctcccgggttcaagcgattctcctgactcagccttccaagtagctgggattacagggacctgccacccagttaacttttaattttttaattttctggcaGGGTCTTTGTTGCCTAGCCTGGgttcaaactcctagcctcaaatgatcctctctcctccacctcccaaagtgctgggattacagcatgagccaccatgcccaacccatccaggcaatttttatttatttttattttattttattttttagtagagattgggtctcactacATTGACCAAGCTCAttttgaactcccggcctcaagtgacccttctgcctcagcctcccagagtgttaggaatataggcacgagccactatgcccagaccGAAAAAGATATTTCTGACTCAGCAGGGGAAATGTGAGTATGGCAGGGTGTTAGGTGATAACAGGGAGCTGTTAATTCTGCTAGGTGTGACAGCATTGTGATTGAGGAAACGCTCTTATCCAGAGCAAAATATTTAGGGGTGAAATTGcatttctatgatttttattaaagagctccagccaaaaaaaaaaaaaaaagagtaaacgaagcaaatgtaacaaaatgtCGATAATTGTCAAGTCTAGGTGATGGACGTTTCACTTTATGTACTATTCTTTGTActtcaaataaaaagaacaagcaaaaatGTTTCCCTTTATCCCTATGTTCTGAGCTAAGGTTTCTGGTATGACTCTGCCATTTCTACCTGAAGTTTGACTGGACACACTTACAGTTGAATGAACATGTTTATCCCTACTCTCCTGTCTAAAACTCAGTGAAATTGTGTATTTTAActagttttaaatttcttaagaTTTGAGAAACTAGCTGTTGAGCTATAAATATTAGTAACTGTCCATTTCCTCAGAATTGGACCAAGTGCAAACTGGATGACTTTTGAGTATTTGTTTTCAAGTGGGATCTGTattggctatatatatatatatatatatatatataaaatataaaatatatatattatatatataaaatatatatatatttttttgagacagagtctcactctgtcacccaggctggagtgcagtggtgcgatctcttctcactgtaacctctgcctcagcctcccaagtagctgggattacaggtgcctgacaccacgcctggctaatttttgtatttttagtagagatggggcttcaccatcttggccaggctgaggtcttgaattcctgacctcatgacgcACCCACTTCAGTctctgggattactggcgtgagccactgcacccagccatataAAAATCTTTTCTAACCACTAGGCAACcaggtatatatatacatatatgtgtgtgtgtgtgtgtgtatatgtatatcatatatacatgtgtatatatgatatacacacatatgtatatatgatataggtatcatatatatgaatatcatGTATACTTTTAATAAGATAGTGTAAGAAAAACATGGtgcctcttttttatttattttttttgagactgctcttgtcatccaggctggagttcaatggtatgatctcagctcaccgcaacctccgcctcctgagttcaatttctcctgcctcagcctcactagtaactgggattacaggcatctgccaccaacccagctaatttttgtatttttagtagagacggggtttcacatgttggccagggtggtctcaaattcctgaccttaggtgatcagcccacctcagcctcccaaagttctgggattacaggcatgagccaccatgcctgggccagCCTCTTCCATTGTTTAATACCtagttttctatataaattatgtTATAAACTTTTCAGGATTacacttcactttttttttttttggagacagggtcttgctctgtcacccaggctgaagtgcagtggtgtgatctcggctcactgcaacctctgagcCCCTCTACCACAccggtctcaagcgatcctcccacctcggcctcccaaatagctggaaccacaggcctgcaccatcacacctggcaatttttgggggtttttagtagagatggtctcTATCCAGGCTGTccagggtagtctcgaactcctgagctcaagcgaacTACccgcccccaaagtgctgggattacaggcatgagccactgtgcctggccacatttcacttttggtttccaattgggtaactatttttaattttttttttttttttttttttgagacggagtctcgctctgtcgcccaggctggagtgcagtggccggatctcagctcactgcaagctccgcctcctgggtttacaccattctcctgcctcagcctcccaagtagctgggactacaggcgcccgccgcctcacccggctagttttttgtattttttaagtagagacggggtttcacctttttagccaggatggtctcgatctcttgacctcgtgatccacccgtctcggcctcccaaagtgctgggattacaggcttgagccactgcgcccagcctatttttgaTTATTATGCTAGTAATTTTACATGCTtactaaaaatcaaataataggcatataaataaaaattattagtgtAACCTCACCTAtccatacatatgcacacatttttGGTATATATCTATAGAGATTTCTTTGGCCTACATAAACTAGTTTATAAAAAGTAAGTTCTTTTTATATGAACTAATCTGTAATAAGGCCAATATTAGAATTTGAATGATAGGAAGAAAGTAGATCATAAACTTGTTAGTACATTTTGGGACCTTAAGAAGAATGGGAAGCCAACGAGAAGCTTGAACCAGGGAACTGATACAATCcgattttcctgtctcattgGCTGTATCACTCAAATTCCAAATATTAGTCTTAGCTGGATATATAAATTTAGAAGTCAGCAGTAATTGCATAGAAACTaggctgggcgttgtggctcatgcctgtgatcccagcactttgggaggccgaggcgggcagatcacttaaggtcaggagttcaagaccagcctggctaatctggtgaaaccgtgtctctactaaaaacacaaaaatcagctgggcgtagtggcgcacacctgtagctactcaagaggctacaggggcaggagaatgacttgaatccgggaggcggagattgcagtgagccaagatcgcaccactgcactccagcctgagcatcaCAGTGAGAcactctctcaaaacaaaacaacaaaaaaagtgaaaactacAACTTTAAAGTTCCAGAAGCAAAGAGGATGGTGTACAGATCACAAGAGGAATGTTCAAACTTTGACACATAGAGAGGTAAttccttgattttaaaaaaaggttcCTGGCTGAGGgccgtggcttacgcctgtaatcccagcactttgggaggccaaggcaggtggatcacctgaggacatgagatcaagaccagctaggccaacatggtgaaggcctgtctctactaaaaatacaaaaattaggccaggcatggtggttcacgcttgtaatcccaacactttgggaggccgaggtgggcagatcacgaggtcaggagttcgagaccagcccagccaacatggtgaaaccctgtctctaccaaaagtacaaaaaattagctgagtatgttggcgcatgcctgtaatcccagctacttgggagtctgaagcaggagaatcactttaacctgggaggcggaggttgcagtgagccgagatcacgccactgcattccagcctgggcaacaagagcgaaactccgtcttaaaaaaaaaaaaaaaaaaagctaggcgtggtggcatgggcGTGtagcgtgtagtcccagctactcgagaggctgaggcaggagaatcacttgaacccacgaggtggaagttgaaccactgcactccagcc is a genomic window of Macaca mulatta isolate MMU2019108-1 chromosome 5, T2T-MMU8v2.0, whole genome shotgun sequence containing:
- the TRIM75 gene encoding tripartite motif-containing protein 75, whose protein sequence is MAVAAALTGFQAEAKCSICLDYLRDPVTIECGHNFCRSCIQQSWLDLQELFPCPVCRHQCQEGHFRSNTQLGRMIEIAKLLQSTKGNKRRQEETTLCEKHNQPLSVFCQEDLVVLCPLCTQPPDHQGHHVRPIEKAAIHYRKRFCSYVQPLKKQLADLQKLINTQSKKPLELREMVENQRQELSSEFEHLNQFLDCEQQAVLSRLAEEEKDNQQKLSANITAFSNYNATLKSQLSKVVELSELSELELLSQIKIFYESENESSPSIFSIHLKRDGCSFPPQYSALQRIIKKFKVDIVLDPETAHPNLIVSEDKKCVRFTKRKQKVPSFPKRFTVKPVVLGFPYFHSGRHFWEIEVGDKSEWAIGICKDSLPTKARRPSSAPQECWRIELQDDGYHAPGAFPTPLLSEVKARAIGIFLDYEMGEISFYNMAEKSHICTFTDTFTGPLRPYFYVGPDSQPLRICTGTVCE